A DNA window from Arachis hypogaea cultivar Tifrunner chromosome 18, arahy.Tifrunner.gnm2.J5K5, whole genome shotgun sequence contains the following coding sequences:
- the LOC112769018 gene encoding 3-ketoacyl-CoA synthase 5: MEPISEQSHASLLSKLLLSKLSHIMWSCTLFFVASSELFLILQKLEPKLHFLPLCFLLICFLLKWLLSRPSPVYIVDFSCLKPPNHCRVPFAAFIENASQFKLFEPKSLTFMAKALQASGQSENTYLPSPLHFIPPKTDQNEAIREVHKLLFPIIDDLFAKTNVSPIDIDILIVNCSCFCPSPSLSSIVINKYSMRSDIKSFHISGSGCSASALGIDMAQRLLRVHKNSTAMVLSTEILSTGWYTGNEIPKLILNCIFRMGSAAILLSNKNQLKKNAKYRVLRTLRTQSAFLDDGYLSAILEEDSVGKRGFSVRKNVLHVAREALRSNITALGYQVLPLSETLRYVVSLFKLRILKKDSKGKGIYVPNFMSVIQHICLPCTGMSVIRETGKALRLSERDIEPALATMHRFGNQSSSSLWYELAYLEAKQRVKKGDTVWLLGMGSGPKCTTVLLKSVTLLSGEPKNGPWADCIQHYPLLIN, from the coding sequence ATGGAACCTATTTCCGAGCAAAGCCATGCTTCTCTCTTATCAAAGCTTCTCCTCTCAAAACTCTCACACATCATGTGGTCTTGTACCCTCTTTTTTGTTGCATCTTCTGAACTGTTTCTAATCCTCCAAAAACTGGAACCCAAGCTCCATTTTCTGCCTCTATGTTTTCTACTTATCTGTTTCCTATTGAAGTGGCTTCTCTCAAGGCCTTCTCCCGTTTACATTGTTGACTTCTCATGCCTTAAACCTCCTAACCATTGCAGAGTGCCATTTGCGGCATTCATTGAGAACGCTTCACAGTTTAAACTCTTTGAACCAAAAAGCTTAACTTTCATGGCCAAAGCCCTCCAAGCTTCTGGACAAAGCGAAAATACTTACCTTCCCTCTCCATTACACTTCATCCCTCCAAAAACAGACCAGAACGAAGCCATTAGAGAGGttcacaagcttctcttccccATCATTGACGACCTCTTCGCAAAAACCAATGTTTCACCAATTGACATAGACATACTCATAGTTAACTGCAGCTGCTTTTGTCCCTCTCCTTCTCTGTCCTCCATTGTCATCAACAAGTACTCCATGAGAAGCGACATCAAGAGCTTCCACATCTCTGGTTCGGGTTGCAGTGCAAGTGCACTCGGCATAGACATGGCTCAGAGACTTCTGAGAGTACACAAGAACTCAACCGCCATGGTTCTAAGCACAGAGATTCTGTCAACAGGTTGGTATACCGGCAACGAGATACCCAAGTTGATCCTCAACTGCATCTTCCGGATGGGAAGCGCAGCCATTCTTCTCTCCAACAAGAATCAGTTAAAGAAAAATGCAAAATACAGGGTTCTTAGGACACTAAGAACCCAAAGCGCCTTCCTAGACGACGGTTATCTTTCTGCTATATTGGAAGAAGATTCCGTCGGAAAACGCGGATTTAGCGTAAGGAAGAACGTGCTTCACGTGGCTCGAGAAGCCCTTCGTTCAAACATAACCGCTCTTGGTTATCAAGTGTTGCCTCTCTCGGAAACGCTTCGGTATGTTGTGTCCCTCTTTAAGTTGAGGATCTTGAAGAAGGATTCCAAAGGCAAAGGGATTTACGTTCCGAATTTCATGAGCGTGATACAACATATTTGCTTGCCTTGTACGGGCATGAGCGTTATAAGGGAAACGGGAAAAGCGCTGAGGCTTTCTGAAAGAGATATTGAACCTGCATTGGCCACAATGCACAGGTTCGGGAACCAGTCTTCTTCGTCGTTGTGGTATGAACTTGCGTACCTGGAAGCCAAACAAAGGGTTAAAAAAGGTGACACTGTTTGGTTGCTTGGTATGGGGAGTGGTCCCAAGTGCACTACCGTGCTTCTCAAGTCTGTTACGCTTCTATCTGGTGAACCCAAGAATGGTCCATGGGCAGATTGTATTCAACACTAccctttgttaattaattaa